In Penaeus monodon isolate SGIC_2016 chromosome 15, NSTDA_Pmon_1, whole genome shotgun sequence, a genomic segment contains:
- the LOC119582182 gene encoding uncharacterized protein LOC119582182, with translation MLRVLVVLSALCGALVTADGFAKKYGYSKVMANCFGEDLYYSWSKEVFKAVKECYGEEMKLPKAHEKESSQEEEDNMDPTNIWNRFDGQPVYLYYPPQAQGQAQNFPFNFPYQVISLRMKKREAPLYTAPIIKKMVHKVKAKVSNFTCVMRKMNYIDDDFNLNYDAVNSVKELDISEELKEDLVKGMEKCKELTMCLPLEKSGSPMPLKLQRMVALNKCWKKARFGVCMKHDFMKYLDEFDLPGDEDSDEGSKAEKIIHILMGVEERDDFQLY, from the exons ATGTTGCGAGTTCTAGTCGTGTTGTCAGCCCTGTGCGGCGCCTTGGTGACCGCTGATGGATTCGCCAAGAAGTACGGTTATTCTA aggtgaTGGCCAACTGCTTCGGCGAAGACCTGTACTACAGCTGGTCGAAGGAGGTGTTCAAGGCCGTCAAGGAGTGCTACGGGGAGGAGATGAAGCTCCCCAAGGCTCATGAGAAGGAGTCCtcacaagaggaggaggataacatgGATCCTACG AACATCTGGAATAGATTTGATGGACAACCAGTGTACCTGTACTACCCACCTCAGGCTCAAGGTCAGGCACAGAATTTCCCCTTCAACTTCCCCTATCAAGTTA TTTCTCTCCGTATGAAGAAGCGCGAGGCCCCCTTGTACACTGCTCCCATCATCAAGAAAATGGTACATAAGGTGAAGGCGAAGGTCAGCAACTTCACCTGCGTTATGAGGAAGATGAATTAC ATTGATGACGACTTCAACCTTAACTACGACGCCGTTAATAGCGTGAAAGAGCTTGACATCAGTGAGGAGCTGAAGGAGGACCTCGTGAAAGGAATGGAGAAGTGCAAGGAACTGACG ATGTGCCTCCCCCTGGAGAAGTCCGGGTCCCCGATGCCTTTGAAGCTGCAGCGCATGGTCGCCCTAAACAAGTGCTGGAAGAAAGCCCGCTTCGGGGTGTGCATGAAGCACGACTTCATGAAGTACCTGGATGAGTTCGATCTCCCTGGTGACGAAGACAGCGACGAAGGCTCGAAGGCCGAGAAGATCATCCACATCCTGATGGGCGTCGAGGAGAGGGACGACTTCCAGCTGTATTAG